In a single window of the Terriglobus roseus genome:
- a CDS encoding MFS transporter, with the protein MPKTAERPAPNAVAVGRFAHIWRALRHRNFRLYMMGQGVSLMGTWMTRLALSWLTFRLTHSAFLLGLVGFSGQILTFLLAPFAGVWVDRVDRRKLLLATQVAAALQSLALAWLTLAGVITIGEILALAALQGLIDAFDMPARQSFVVKMVPEKADLGNAIALNSSMVNVARLVGPPVAAFVIARLSEGYCFLIDGVSYIAVIGSLLLMRVVHERVVTNGKPSMLVQMQDGWGYVSRYLPVRNILLMFAISSLLGMSSMVLTPVVAIDVLHGGPHTLGLLTACSGVGALTSAILLASRKSVIGLLRKIQMSSYLFGAGLIVLSLSHWLLLSLAAMLVSGFGMMQGLASSNTVIQTLVPEEKRGRVMSFYTMAFIGMTPFGSLLAGSLAARFGAPHTLMLCGVGLILSATLFLLQSPHMKREMRPRYEELGLLQPLA; encoded by the coding sequence ATGCCGAAAACAGCTGAACGCCCTGCACCCAACGCCGTCGCCGTGGGGCGCTTCGCCCACATCTGGCGCGCGTTGCGGCACCGCAACTTCCGCCTGTACATGATGGGGCAGGGCGTGTCGCTGATGGGCACGTGGATGACGCGGCTAGCACTGTCGTGGCTCACCTTCCGTCTGACGCACTCGGCATTTTTGCTGGGTCTGGTCGGATTCTCCGGGCAAATCCTGACATTCCTGCTGGCCCCGTTTGCCGGCGTCTGGGTCGATCGAGTCGATCGCCGCAAACTGTTGCTTGCAACGCAGGTCGCCGCCGCTCTGCAGTCGCTGGCTCTCGCATGGCTGACGCTCGCGGGTGTGATCACCATTGGTGAGATCCTTGCGCTGGCCGCATTGCAGGGCCTGATCGATGCCTTCGATATGCCGGCTCGGCAGTCGTTCGTGGTGAAGATGGTTCCCGAAAAAGCCGACCTGGGCAATGCCATTGCGCTTAATTCCTCAATGGTGAATGTCGCGAGGTTGGTGGGACCGCCCGTAGCTGCCTTCGTGATCGCGAGACTGAGCGAAGGATATTGCTTCCTGATCGATGGCGTGTCTTACATCGCGGTCATTGGGTCGCTGCTGCTGATGCGCGTCGTGCATGAACGTGTCGTCACCAATGGCAAGCCTTCCATGCTGGTCCAGATGCAGGATGGCTGGGGTTATGTCTCGCGCTATCTTCCGGTGCGCAATATCCTGCTGATGTTCGCGATCAGCAGCCTGCTTGGTATGTCCTCCATGGTGCTGACGCCAGTGGTTGCTATCGATGTCCTGCATGGCGGGCCGCATACGCTGGGTCTGTTAACGGCATGCAGCGGCGTCGGTGCATTGACATCGGCAATCCTGCTGGCATCGCGTAAGAGTGTTATCGGCCTGCTGCGCAAGATCCAGATGTCGTCCTATCTATTTGGCGCGGGTCTGATTGTGTTAAGCCTGTCGCACTGGCTGCTCCTGTCCCTGGCTGCAATGCTGGTCTCGGGCTTCGGCATGATGCAGGGTCTGGCATCCAGCAACACCGTCATCCAGACACTTGTGCCGGAAGAGAAGCGCGGTCGCGTGATGAGTTTCTACACGATGGCCTTCATTGGCATGACGCCCTTCGGAAGTCTGCTCGCGGGGTCTCTCGCGGCCCGGTTTGGTGCGCCGCACACGCTGATGCTGTGCGGTGTGGGCCTGATCCTTTCGGCGACCCTGTTCCTGTTGCAGAGCCCTCACATGAAGCGCGAGATGCGACCTCGCTACGAGGAACTCGGCCTCCTCCAGCCGCTCGCATAA
- a CDS encoding DNA-3-methyladenine glycosylase I: MRPVTDKIVCMGKKQIDPAHRCRWANSDALMTKYHDEEWGVPERDPRMLWETLMLEGFQAGLSWSIILRKRETFREAFLDFDPKKVARFGEREIEVLMANPGIVRARAKIESTIKGAQIYLDMKERGESFADFCWSFTDGKVLKGDGETFATTTPLAEKIAKEMKKRGFKFVGPSITYAWMQAVGIVNDHSKECFRRKQVQPSTG; encoded by the coding sequence ATGCGCCCTGTGACAGATAAGATCGTCTGCATGGGTAAGAAGCAGATTGATCCGGCGCACCGTTGCCGATGGGCGAACAGCGATGCGCTGATGACCAAGTATCACGACGAAGAGTGGGGCGTGCCTGAGCGCGACCCGCGCATGCTGTGGGAGACCCTAATGCTCGAAGGCTTCCAGGCTGGCCTGTCGTGGAGCATCATCCTGCGCAAACGCGAGACCTTCCGCGAGGCCTTCCTCGACTTCGATCCGAAGAAAGTCGCGCGCTTTGGCGAGCGTGAGATCGAAGTGCTGATGGCCAACCCGGGCATCGTTCGCGCTCGCGCCAAGATCGAATCCACCATCAAGGGCGCGCAGATCTATCTCGATATGAAGGAACGCGGCGAGAGCTTCGCAGACTTCTGCTGGAGCTTTACGGACGGCAAGGTCCTGAAGGGCGATGGCGAGACCTTTGCGACTACGACACCGCTCGCGGAGAAAATCGCGAAAGAGATGAAGAAACGTGGCTTCAAGTTTGTGGGGCCATCCATCACTTACGCGTGGATGCAGGCCGTCGGCATCGTGAATGATCACAGCAAAGAATGCTTCCGCCGCAAGCAGGTCCAGCCATCGACCGGGTGA
- a CDS encoding APC family permease, with translation MTSHPQHDHELPRVLGARHATAIVVGIIIGSGIFLVPREMIAAVGKSSTLYLVWIVGGLLSLFGSLTYAEIASARPAYGGEYAFLREAYGDMVGFLHMWTWWTIAKPASIASVVSGLVRTLATFSIFYFFNNPAFLHMNWGQVAALVALWLATGLDIVGTRKAADVQMGLTLLKVILIAVIAISCFVFAGPLGSVHHFASVFTGARGGAAGFMVALIAALWAYDGWSDVAAVAGEVKRPQRDLPIALVGGILAVGGLYMLTNAAIQYVLPAAALAADDRPAADALRLVMSSHGIAWGAALVSIGMAISITATLIATTLSGARISFAAARDRLFFSSIASVHPRFETPAVSLVVQAAMSSLLIFAIGRFQALFSLAIFAEWITYGLAVSTVFVFRSRDAKTGKPRAFSTPGYPVVPILFILASIALTVFQLMDDPKNTLLGCLVIVLGVPVFYLFERKRKAMAL, from the coding sequence ATGACTTCCCACCCGCAGCACGACCACGAACTGCCGCGTGTCCTCGGCGCACGGCATGCCACGGCCATTGTTGTCGGTATCATCATCGGCAGCGGCATCTTCCTTGTCCCGCGCGAGATGATCGCGGCAGTCGGCAAGTCCAGCACGCTGTACCTGGTGTGGATCGTCGGCGGCCTGCTCAGCCTCTTCGGATCTCTCACTTATGCAGAGATCGCCTCTGCCCGCCCCGCCTATGGTGGCGAATACGCCTTTCTGCGCGAGGCATATGGCGACATGGTCGGCTTCCTGCACATGTGGACGTGGTGGACCATTGCGAAGCCCGCCTCCATCGCATCGGTCGTGAGCGGTCTTGTGCGGACGCTGGCGACCTTCAGCATCTTCTACTTCTTCAACAATCCCGCCTTCCTCCATATGAACTGGGGACAGGTCGCCGCACTGGTCGCCCTGTGGCTCGCAACCGGCCTCGATATCGTCGGCACACGCAAGGCGGCGGACGTGCAGATGGGCCTGACTCTCCTGAAGGTCATCCTTATCGCGGTCATTGCGATCAGTTGCTTTGTCTTCGCCGGTCCACTCGGGTCCGTGCACCACTTCGCCTCTGTCTTCACAGGAGCACGAGGCGGAGCAGCCGGCTTCATGGTGGCGCTGATCGCCGCGCTGTGGGCCTATGACGGCTGGTCTGACGTAGCGGCCGTCGCAGGCGAAGTGAAGCGCCCGCAGCGTGATCTGCCCATTGCGTTGGTCGGCGGAATTCTGGCTGTTGGTGGCCTTTACATGCTGACCAATGCGGCGATTCAATACGTGCTTCCGGCAGCGGCGCTTGCCGCGGATGATCGTCCTGCCGCAGACGCTCTCCGCCTGGTGATGAGCTCTCACGGCATCGCATGGGGAGCAGCGCTGGTCAGCATCGGCATGGCCATCAGTATCACCGCGACGCTCATCGCCACAACGCTTTCGGGGGCACGCATCAGCTTTGCCGCCGCACGCGACCGCCTATTCTTCTCATCGATTGCCAGCGTCCATCCGCGTTTTGAAACACCTGCGGTGTCACTCGTCGTGCAGGCTGCGATGTCGTCCCTGCTGATCTTCGCCATTGGCCGTTTCCAGGCGCTGTTCTCACTCGCCATCTTCGCGGAGTGGATCACCTACGGCCTCGCTGTCAGCACTGTTTTTGTCTTCCGCAGCCGCGACGCAAAGACCGGCAAGCCTCGTGCCTTCTCGACGCCCGGCTATCCGGTTGTCCCGATTCTCTTCATCCTTGCATCGATTGCGCTGACGGTCTTCCAGCTGATGGATGATCCGAAGAACACCTTGCTCGGATGCCTTGTGATCGTTCTCGGGGTGCCGGTCTTCTATCTCTTCGAACGTAAGCGGAAGGCGATGGCGCTTTAG
- a CDS encoding glycosyltransferase family 39 protein translates to MTRTTIVRPADVSLRSAVRLALLFSAIKLLIHIAATLWQRHIGVGYFRDEFYYLMCGRHLAWGYVDHGPIVALQARFAETVFGHSLLGIRILSAGAGAMRVFLTGMLCWSLGGRRSAQALAMAAVTCVPLFLGIDGFLSMNSFESMFWMPCLLALIMILRDEAEGTDRRWMWWSLLGVSAGIGLLNKPSMLFFLVSLGIALLLTPQRRVLFTRQAAYGVALLTVIALPNVFWQLHNHWPTLEFLHNGRVEGKNIALSPPAFLLNQLVVIGPWTALVWIPGLVHLLRRADRRWLGLTFLILLVVMIALGAKDYYFAPVYPILFAAGGVAWQARFAKRETVQRDSGLAFIGAIATMFVFSAIVFPSAAPVLRPQAYWRFAKTLHLPDTETENAERAALPQFFADRYGWQENVDEVTRIVNSLSPEDRAKVGIFCGNYGEAASLEWLGHGLPTVISEHNTYWLWGTRGLDGELMIIDRKTSVEKLRKYYEEVQVVGHVDNPLSMPYERHDIYLARHRKMPLAPDWAESKFYF, encoded by the coding sequence ATGACCCGCACGACCATCGTCCGACCGGCAGACGTTTCCCTGCGCTCCGCCGTCCGCCTTGCGCTGCTTTTCTCGGCGATCAAACTTCTGATCCACATCGCCGCAACCCTCTGGCAGCGGCATATCGGCGTTGGATACTTTCGCGACGAGTTCTACTACCTGATGTGCGGACGCCACCTGGCGTGGGGCTATGTGGATCACGGCCCAATCGTGGCGCTGCAGGCCCGTTTCGCTGAGACGGTCTTCGGCCACAGCCTTTTAGGCATCCGGATCTTATCGGCTGGAGCGGGAGCGATGCGCGTTTTTCTGACGGGCATGCTCTGTTGGTCACTTGGTGGCCGAAGATCCGCGCAGGCGCTGGCCATGGCCGCAGTCACCTGCGTCCCGCTCTTCCTCGGCATCGATGGCTTTCTGTCCATGAACAGCTTCGAGTCTATGTTCTGGATGCCGTGCCTGCTCGCGTTGATCATGATCCTGCGCGATGAGGCGGAAGGCACTGACCGCCGCTGGATGTGGTGGTCCCTGCTCGGCGTCAGCGCCGGCATCGGTCTGCTGAACAAGCCGTCCATGCTCTTCTTCCTGGTCTCGCTCGGCATTGCGCTGTTGCTCACGCCGCAGCGGAGAGTTCTCTTTACACGCCAGGCCGCCTACGGCGTTGCGCTGTTAACCGTCATAGCGCTCCCCAACGTCTTCTGGCAGCTTCACAACCACTGGCCTACGCTCGAATTCCTGCACAACGGGCGTGTTGAAGGCAAGAACATCGCGCTGTCGCCGCCGGCCTTCCTGCTTAATCAACTTGTGGTCATCGGCCCGTGGACCGCGTTGGTGTGGATTCCCGGACTGGTTCACCTGCTGCGACGAGCAGACCGCAGATGGCTTGGCCTGACGTTTCTGATTCTGCTCGTCGTTATGATCGCGCTCGGGGCGAAAGACTATTACTTTGCGCCGGTCTATCCCATCCTCTTCGCCGCGGGCGGTGTCGCATGGCAGGCACGATTCGCCAAGCGAGAGACCGTACAACGTGACAGCGGTCTCGCCTTCATCGGCGCCATCGCCACCATGTTTGTTTTTTCGGCGATCGTCTTTCCATCGGCCGCGCCGGTTCTCAGACCGCAGGCTTACTGGCGCTTCGCAAAGACACTCCATCTTCCGGACACCGAGACGGAGAACGCAGAACGCGCTGCCCTGCCACAGTTCTTCGCGGACCGTTACGGCTGGCAGGAGAATGTCGACGAGGTCACCCGCATCGTCAACAGCCTTTCGCCGGAAGACCGGGCGAAGGTTGGCATCTTCTGCGGCAATTACGGTGAAGCCGCATCGCTGGAGTGGCTGGGGCACGGCCTGCCGACAGTGATCAGCGAGCACAACACCTATTGGTTGTGGGGCACGCGCGGGTTGGACGGAGAACTGATGATCATCGATCGCAAGACGTCGGTGGAGAAGCTCCGCAAGTACTACGAGGAGGTGCAGGTGGTCGGTCACGTCGACAACCCGCTCTCCATGCCGTACGAGCGGCACGATATCTACCTCGCGCGTCATCGCAAGATGCCATTGGCCCCGGACTGGGCCGAGAGCAAGTTCTACTTCTGA
- the ypfJ gene encoding KPN_02809 family neutral zinc metallopeptidase gives MEWTPGGTSSDIEDRRGDSGGGGGFNLGGGGGFGIVGFIIVVVIGLISGRGFLGSILGGLGAGMGSGGANVQPAQERQARNADGTVQESSSEHRDVQLVSFVLDDAQKTWTAILPEQAGRNYRHAKLVLFRDATRSGCGNAQSSTGPFYCPQDERVYIDLGFWDELRKLGGNTGDFAQAYVITHELGHHVQNILGIEQRAQSAMRDPSQRSKTSVELELQADCYAGIWAHSTQQRNILQSGDIDQALQNAAAVGDDHIQKMQRGSVSPESFTHGTSAERQGWFKRGFTTGEVKQCDTFTAGADGYGR, from the coding sequence ATGGAATGGACGCCGGGCGGTACCAGCAGTGACATCGAGGATCGGCGGGGCGATTCCGGCGGCGGTGGCGGCTTCAACCTGGGTGGCGGTGGTGGCTTCGGCATCGTGGGCTTCATCATTGTTGTTGTGATCGGCCTCATCTCCGGCCGAGGTTTCCTTGGCAGCATCCTTGGCGGTCTCGGCGCGGGCATGGGCAGCGGTGGGGCCAACGTACAACCGGCGCAGGAGCGCCAGGCACGTAACGCGGATGGCACCGTGCAGGAGAGCAGTTCGGAGCATCGCGACGTGCAGCTTGTCTCCTTCGTACTGGACGATGCGCAGAAGACTTGGACGGCGATCCTGCCAGAGCAGGCCGGGCGAAACTATCGGCATGCCAAGCTGGTGCTCTTCCGCGATGCAACCCGTTCCGGCTGCGGCAATGCACAGTCCTCTACGGGTCCTTTCTACTGCCCGCAGGACGAGCGTGTGTACATCGATCTCGGTTTCTGGGATGAGTTGCGCAAGCTTGGCGGCAATACCGGCGACTTTGCGCAGGCCTACGTCATCACGCATGAGCTTGGCCATCATGTGCAGAACATCCTCGGCATCGAGCAGCGGGCGCAGAGCGCCATGCGCGATCCATCGCAGCGCTCGAAGACCTCCGTTGAGCTCGAACTGCAGGCCGACTGTTACGCAGGTATCTGGGCGCACAGCACGCAACAGCGCAACATCCTCCAGTCGGGCGATATCGACCAGGCGCTGCAGAACGCGGCTGCCGTGGGTGACGACCACATCCAGAAGATGCAGCGTGGCAGCGTGAGCCCGGAGAGCTTTACGCATGGCACCAGCGCGGAACGCCAGGGCTGGTTCAAGCGCGGCTTCACCACGGGCGAGGTGAAGCAGTGCGACACCTTCACCGCCGGGGCAGATGGCTACGGCCGCTGA
- a CDS encoding glycosyltransferase 87 family protein yields the protein MATAAEDVGAPLAVDDPIRRRASARLALRLYVIAFVLLSVIGWGLEIAGRADVGDVSIDHSALFHPEEDFRDHAAFGDLTDVKERTVHLSAAALRKPDAVAFPYPPASAFLFKFFNQGFRNGVAAYLCCFGLIAIIAILLVAIRMGRALPLAWAALAVTVLLGSAQIFCANRGNLELFSATFAAAGLGLFLGGFGWAAAVLIGLAMCVKPFPAALLLLFLWRRQWAQAAVALAVCLVLSISALYILGPSVAAAGKIILACWGDYFYQQVLVLNIVQELKTDHSLMDAVKMLLWRLLGDDSLAVRLTDSDLPVWARLDLWTRFFEVFAILAVTGTAWYFRRKPILNQVFALVLLMLLLPYISSEYTLMLLYLPCAVLLLWISRDEWAASTGQMVLLALPLAMIFAPLNVVGVYSGVVKTLLLLGLFGYIAVVPLQRTNTSQ from the coding sequence ATGGCTACGGCCGCTGAAGACGTGGGCGCGCCGTTAGCCGTCGATGATCCAATCCGAAGACGGGCATCGGCGCGCTTGGCTCTGCGGCTGTATGTCATCGCTTTTGTGTTGCTATCGGTGATCGGGTGGGGCCTTGAGATTGCCGGCCGTGCAGACGTGGGCGATGTGTCGATTGACCACTCGGCACTCTTTCATCCGGAGGAAGATTTCCGGGACCACGCTGCCTTTGGCGACCTGACCGACGTGAAAGAGCGCACCGTACACCTGAGTGCTGCGGCACTCCGAAAGCCGGACGCCGTCGCCTTCCCCTATCCGCCTGCGTCGGCGTTTCTGTTCAAGTTCTTCAACCAGGGGTTCCGTAATGGCGTGGCTGCCTATCTTTGTTGCTTCGGACTGATCGCTATCATTGCGATTCTGCTGGTAGCGATCAGGATGGGCCGCGCACTGCCGCTCGCCTGGGCTGCTCTTGCGGTCACGGTGCTCCTGGGCTCTGCGCAGATCTTCTGCGCGAATCGCGGAAACCTGGAGCTCTTCAGCGCGACCTTCGCAGCGGCAGGGCTCGGTTTGTTTCTCGGAGGCTTTGGCTGGGCGGCCGCGGTGCTGATCGGTTTGGCGATGTGTGTCAAACCATTTCCGGCGGCGCTGCTGTTGTTGTTCCTGTGGCGCAGGCAGTGGGCTCAGGCAGCGGTCGCTCTTGCTGTCTGCCTCGTCCTGTCGATCAGTGCCCTGTACATCCTGGGACCGAGTGTGGCCGCAGCAGGGAAGATCATTCTTGCCTGCTGGGGTGATTACTTTTATCAGCAAGTCCTTGTGCTGAACATCGTCCAGGAACTCAAGACGGATCATTCCCTGATGGACGCAGTGAAGATGCTCCTGTGGCGATTGCTGGGGGATGACTCGCTGGCCGTCCGGTTGACGGATTCGGACCTGCCGGTATGGGCCCGGCTTGATCTCTGGACCCGGTTCTTCGAGGTCTTCGCAATCCTCGCAGTTACAGGAACGGCATGGTACTTCCGTCGCAAACCGATTCTCAACCAGGTCTTCGCGCTTGTGCTGTTGATGCTCCTGCTGCCTTACATCTCGTCGGAGTACACGCTGATGCTGCTGTACCTGCCGTGTGCAGTGCTGCTGCTCTGGATCAGCCGCGATGAGTGGGCGGCGAGTACCGGGCAAATGGTTTTGCTGGCCTTGCCGCTGGCAATGATCTTCGCGCCGCTGAATGTCGTGGGGGTGTACTCAGGGGTCGTAAAGACCCTTCTGTTGCTTGGTCTGTTCGGCTACATCGCGGTCGTGCCGTTGCAAAGAACAAACACTTCGCAGTGA
- the uvrC gene encoding excinuclease ABC subunit UvrC, with translation MDLAAKIRTLPKQPGVYLYKNAEGEVIYVGKAKNLRSRVSSYLLEANQLANRKTGSLMREAVDVDYIQVANEHEALALENNLIKQRKPRFNILLRDDKTYPYVKLTVGDRHPKVFVTRKLKKDGSQYYGPYFPGNLAYRIVDLIHRSFLIPSCKVDLNRYHPRPCLEFYIKRCLAPCVENQVAAETYREAIRDVQLFLEGHEDELEGRLKKRMADAAMNEQYEMAAKFRDQLVTVHQLQEKQRIASAENEDADVFGYHFDKEMLAVGQFHMREGKIVDKRDFFWEDLPDLLFDAPEPEQDELSVEPTPGVSLKEQAEPAADSVNASPAAGEPFSPGVFFSAFLKQLYLDQPYVPRTILVPLEFPDRVALASFLSEQSGRKVEILAPQRGDKRSLVDLVGQNAKQAYDQRFRTLTPSKNAIANALQEALGLPETPTRIECFDISHIAGAETVASMVVWENGEMKKADYRKFKVKTVSGVDDFASMHEILVRRYSKLQANNEPFPSLILIDGGLGQLHAAYAALESIGITLQPLASIAKREEVIYVYGQEDDPVVLDRRSPVLHLVQRIRDESHRFAISYHRKRREMRDRDSELLEIPGVGDTTRKRLIEHFGSLRGIKAAGYDALTAVVNAATARKIRAYFDGEREGAIDGMGTPTTDSAEPSLRILQ, from the coding sequence AACCGGAAGACCGGCTCGCTGATGCGTGAGGCCGTCGACGTTGATTACATTCAGGTAGCGAACGAGCACGAAGCTCTGGCGCTCGAGAATAACCTGATCAAGCAGCGGAAGCCGCGTTTCAATATCCTGCTGCGCGATGACAAGACCTACCCCTACGTGAAGCTGACCGTGGGCGACCGTCACCCAAAGGTCTTCGTCACACGCAAATTGAAGAAGGATGGCAGCCAGTATTACGGCCCCTACTTCCCGGGTAACCTTGCGTATCGCATCGTGGACCTGATCCATCGATCGTTCCTGATCCCGAGCTGCAAGGTCGACCTGAATCGGTATCATCCACGGCCGTGCCTCGAGTTCTACATCAAGCGGTGCCTGGCGCCCTGTGTCGAGAACCAGGTGGCAGCAGAGACGTATCGCGAGGCCATCCGCGATGTGCAATTGTTCCTGGAGGGCCATGAAGATGAGCTTGAGGGCCGTCTGAAGAAGCGCATGGCCGACGCTGCCATGAACGAGCAGTACGAGATGGCAGCAAAATTCCGCGACCAGTTAGTGACCGTGCACCAGTTGCAGGAGAAGCAGCGCATCGCCTCTGCAGAGAATGAGGATGCCGACGTCTTCGGCTATCACTTCGACAAGGAGATGCTCGCCGTCGGGCAGTTCCATATGCGCGAGGGCAAGATCGTCGACAAGCGTGACTTCTTCTGGGAAGACCTGCCCGATCTGCTCTTCGATGCTCCCGAACCTGAGCAGGATGAACTCTCCGTTGAGCCGACGCCGGGCGTCAGCCTGAAAGAACAAGCCGAGCCCGCGGCGGACAGCGTGAACGCGTCACCAGCCGCCGGCGAACCATTCTCCCCAGGCGTCTTTTTCTCAGCGTTTCTTAAGCAGCTTTATCTGGATCAGCCTTACGTTCCGCGCACGATCCTTGTGCCGCTGGAGTTCCCCGATCGAGTGGCGCTGGCATCCTTCCTGAGCGAGCAGTCCGGCCGCAAGGTCGAGATCCTCGCACCACAGCGCGGGGACAAGCGATCGCTCGTCGACCTTGTGGGGCAGAATGCCAAGCAGGCGTACGATCAACGCTTCCGCACGCTGACACCATCGAAGAACGCCATCGCGAATGCGCTGCAGGAGGCACTGGGACTGCCCGAAACGCCCACACGCATCGAGTGCTTCGACATCTCGCACATCGCCGGCGCCGAGACCGTTGCCAGCATGGTCGTCTGGGAGAACGGCGAGATGAAGAAGGCCGACTACCGCAAGTTCAAGGTGAAGACGGTCAGCGGTGTCGATGACTTCGCGTCAATGCACGAGATTCTTGTTCGCCGTTACAGCAAGCTGCAGGCCAACAACGAGCCCTTCCCTTCGCTGATCCTCATCGACGGCGGCTTAGGCCAGCTCCACGCGGCGTACGCGGCGCTTGAGAGCATTGGCATCACCCTGCAGCCGCTGGCCTCCATCGCCAAGCGTGAAGAGGTGATCTACGTCTACGGGCAGGAGGACGATCCTGTGGTCTTAGACCGGCGCAGTCCGGTCCTCCACTTAGTGCAGCGCATCCGCGATGAGTCGCATCGCTTCGCCATCAGCTACCACCGCAAACGCCGCGAGATGCGCGACCGCGACAGCGAACTGCTGGAGATACCGGGCGTGGGCGACACCACCCGCAAGCGACTGATCGAACACTTCGGCAGCCTGCGCGGGATCAAGGCAGCAGGCTACGACGCTCTGACAGCGGTGGTGAACGCGGCAACGGCCAGGAAGATTCGTGCCTACTTCGACGGGGAACGGGAGGGCGCCATCGATGGGATGGGCACACCGACCACCGACTCGGCAGAACCTTCCCTGCGCATCCTGCAGTAG